Genomic window (Shimia isoporae):
CTCTGCGCCTTTCAAACCGTTAGGAGCCTTGGCGTGCAGATAGCCGTCCCGCAATTCGATCTCGGCGCCAAGCTTTTCCAGGCCGTATATGTGCAAGTCCATTGGGCGGGCGCCAATCGCGCAACCACCAGGGAGCGACACAACCGCATGACCCAACCGCGCCAACATCGGTCCCAACACAAGGTTGGAGGCGCGCATCTTCCGCACAATGTCATAGTCCGCGACGTGGTTATCGAGGTTGTGCGAGCTCATCGCCTGCACCTTACCATCTTGCAATGAAGTCACTTCGGCGCCCAGCGACTGCAGCAAAAGCGTCATGGTCTTGATGTCGCTTAAACGGGGCGCATTGGTCAGCGTCAGCGGTTCTTCACTGAGAATCGTGGCGGGCATCAGCGTCAAGCAGGCATTCTTGGCGCCCGCGATCGGAATCTGCCCACTCAGCGGGCCATTCCCGCGCACAACTATAGAGTCCATCAATCCTGCCCTTTACTCTTCACTGCCTCTGTATCTCCCTCCGAAGACGCCGACCGCGCCTTTGCCTGCGCCTTGCGACGGCCCATGTTCGCCTTGAGCGCCGCTTTCAGCCGGTCCTCTTTTGTTAGCGCTTTTTGCGCTGGTTTTTTGGAGGGTGATTTGTGTTCCATGCACTTTCCTTACATGAGGCATAAAAAACCGTCCAGATTGCGCTTGCACAGTCCGAAGTTTGAGTCTAAATCCCCGCCCACGGTAATGCTGCTGTAGCTCAGTGGTAGAGCGCACCCTTGGTAAGGGTGAGGTCGGGAGTTCAATCCTCCCCAGCAGCACCACCGGATCTTCCAAAAAATCGAACGCCAAGTTGCTGTCGCCTGAAATCCGTTTTGGCGACAAATCGACCCGATTTGCTGATTCCCGACAGGTAAGAATCTTCCGACCTTATCGGCGAACATCCGCTTGATTCGAATCACTTTTGTTCGCAATTCGCCACCAATTTGGCGCAACGGTCGATTTTGTCCCCAAATTGAAACCAATCTCGTGTCACTATTTGTGTCTGGCGGGACACAAGCTTGCGAGCGCTGACACCAATTCATTGGTTCGTATTTGGAAACGACAAATTGGCCAACACGAAATTTGTCACAATTCCCAATACCAGTTTGCGCAAATCTGGCCAAAATGTGGCGCAAATTCGTTCACATCTACCCAAAATCGCGCCCCATTTTCGCCGCAATCCGGAAACAATACGCAAAAAGCCCTGCATTCATTGAGTTGGTTAACAAATGGTTAACGCCACATTTCCGGTTCTTTTTCGTCTAATTCTAGATGTTTTTGTTTCAACGCCGCCTTGTTTCGCTCATATTTGAGCCACGCCTATCTGGGGGGCGTACGTTCTGGCTTGGGGCAGCCATTCAACAATTGGGCACCTTTTTAGGGTGTTGGAATCCGTTCTGACTGAGCGGTGGGAATGATGCATTTCGCGATTCTTGGGATCGTGAGCCGTGCGCAGAGGAAACGAGGGAACAATGGCTGATCCGACAGGTCCTGGTATCGTCGATGGAACCGAAAACGACGATGTAATTGAAGTAGGTTTTGCTGACGGCGAAGGCGACGCAGTTGCAAACGCCGGTGCGGCAATCAGCGCGCAAGGCGGCGACGACCTTGTAGAAGGCGGCAATGGCGACGACACTATTTACGCTGGCAACGGCGATGACACAGTGTACGCAGGTGCCGGCGACGACGAAGTGTTCGGAGATGAAAGCGACCCGCAAGACGCGCCTCAAGATGGCGATCTGGAACCGGGTGACGATCTGCTCGCCGGCGAAGCGGGCTCCGATACAATCCACGGCAACGGCGGCGACGACGTGATCTACGGCGGCTTCGCACCGTCCAGCGACACCGGTGGTGGCGTAACCGGCGGCATCGAAAGCTTCAATTGGAGCGAAGCAGGTGTTGCTGCCGACGGCGACGCGCTGAACGGTCCGGTCACCCAGGACACGGGCACCGTATCTGTAGAGTTCACCACAACTGTATCCGGTGGCGCGACCTCAGAATTTGATACCGCCGCCCAGCTTCTTGACGGCATTGACGCTGGTCCGACGACGGCGAACATCAATAGCGCCCTGCGCATGGACACAGGCGCTGGTACCGGCGCATCTACAACCGCGGCGTTGGAATTCTCCGAAGCAGTAGAAAACGTTCAGTTCCGCATCAACGATATCGACGGCAACGCCGTGTCCAAAGTGTGGGCCTACGACGTCGACGGAAACCGCCTCGAAGTCACTCTCACGGCGACGGCCGACACGAACCTGCATCTGACCGATGTAGATGGCGACGGCACCAACGAAGCCGCGATTTCAAGCGGCGCAAACCCCGGCGCGCCCGGCGACCCCGCGAACTCCGTTCTGGTCAGCATCCCGGGACCGGTGGCACGTATCGAAATCATTACCATCAATCTGGACGATGAACCGGCCGACATCACGGTCTCGGACGTCTACTTCACGACTGAGACAGTCGTCGTATCCACCGAAGATGGCGACGATGTTCTGACCGGCGGCGAAGGCAGCGACCTTATCTACGGTCAGGACGGTGAAGATGAGATCACCGGCGGAGAAGGTGTCGACACCATCGACGGCGGCGCTGACGCAGACACAATCATTGGCGGCAGCACACTGGATCTCGTTAACGGCGGTGGCGACGGCGACGACGACGACACCCTTGACCTGCGCGGTCTGGGACCGATCACCGTGGTCTATGATCCCGAGAACGGCGAAAACGGTGTAGCCGTGATCGACGAAACCGGCGAAGCCTTTGAATTCTTTGACATCGAGAACATTCTTGCGGACGAAATTTCTGACCGTGACCGTGATGGCATCGTCGAGGGTTCAGCCGCAGCGGATCTGATGGATCTGAACTACGACGGGGACCCGGATGGTGACTTTGTCGACAACGAGGACAACATTTTCCCGTCCAATGAACCAAACGATGACATTATCGTGGGCTTTGGTGGCGACGACACCATTGTTGCAGCCGAGGGTGACGACATCGCCTTTGGTGGCGAAGGCAATGACATCATGGGGGGCGGCGCAGGTGACGACAGCATGGCTGGCGGCGCAGGCGACGACTACATGGAAGGCGCAACTGGCAACGATGTCCTCTACGGTCGCGATGGTCACGATACCCTCGCTGGTGGCGATGACGACGACTTGCTCGTCGGCGAACACGGCGACGACGTCCTTGCTGGCGGCGCGGGCGAAGACACGCTCGTCGGTGGCACAGGCAACGATACGCTGGACGGCTCTTCCGGCAACGACTTGATGAAGGGCAACGAAGGCGACGACCTTCTGGACTCCGGTGGCGGTGACGACACCGTACACGGCGGTGAAGGCAATGACTTCATCGAAGGCAACCCCGGAAACGACGAACTCTGGGGCGATGAGGGTGACGACACCATCTTCGGCAACGACGGTGACGACACCATCCACGGCGGCGCAGGCAACGACACCATCTCGACCGGACCGGGCGAAGATATTGTCGACGCTGGCGACGACCGTGACCTGATCATCGTTGTTGGCCAGGATGACCAGTTCATCGACGGTGCAGAAGGCGGTGACGACTTCGACACGCTCGAAGTACGCGGCCGCGCCGAGATCGTTTACGATCCTATGAACGCAGAGAACGGTGTCGTGCACTACCTCGATGGCGACGGAGTTCGCACGGGTATCACCACGACCTTCGTGAACATCGAAAACGTCGTGATCGTTGACACCAGCGAACTGGACGGCGTGGTCGAAGGCACCGATGGCGACGACCTGATCGACGCCTCTTACATGGGTGATCCCGAAGGCGACCGGATCGACAACTTCGACGCTCTGGACAACTTCCTGGACGAACCTCTCGACTCCACAGTCCCGTCAAGCTTCTTTGAATTCCCCGGCGGCACGCCGCGTGGTGACGAGCGTGACGCGGTTGATGCGGGCGACGGCAACGATACCGTATTCTCCGGCCAAGGCGACGACGTCGTTCACGGTGGTGCAGGCGACGACAGCATCGACGCTGGCGCGGGCTTTGATGATGTGTCCGGCGGCTCTGGAAACGACACCATCTTTGGTGGCATCGGTACAGACAAACTGTTCGGTGAAGGCGACGACGACGTTCTTTACGGCGGTGATCAGTCCGACACCATCTACGGTGGCGACGGCAACGACGAACTCTGGGGTGAAGACGACGCCGACTCTCTGATCGGCGGCGAAGGTGACGACACCTTCGTTGGCGGGCAGGGTTCCGACACCATTGATGGTGGCGAAGGCAACGACTCGATCCTTGCTGGTGACGGCGATGACGTGATCATGACCGGTAGCGGTGCCAACTATGTAGACGCCGGTTCCGGCGACAACATGGTGATGGCCGGTATCGGTGACGATACGCTGGTCGGCGGCTCCGGTGCGGACAGCATTGATGGCAACGGCGGCAACGACTTGATCATCGGTGGCGCGGGTGTTGACACCATCGACGGCGGCGAAGGCGATGACCGCATCACAGGCGGTACACCCGGTGTAACCGGTGTGGCCTCTGTCGGTCAGACACCGGACGACCTCAGTGGTGGGGCCGGCGACGATATCATCAACGGTGACTCCGGGGACGACCGCATCAACGGCGGCGACGACAACGACAGCCTCGGCGGCGGTATCGGCGCAGACTCCATCAACGGTGGCGACGGCGACGACGTTATCTATGGTGAAGATAGCTTCGATCTGGACACAGGCGAACTGGCTGACCGCCCGGACGACTTTGGCGCAGCCTTGGCCCTTGAACCTGGTGATGACAGCATCAACGCGGGCGCAGGTAACGACCTTGTCTTTGGCCAAGAAGGCGACGACTTGGTGCGCGGCGGTGAAGGCGACGACACCATCTCCGGTGGCATCGGCACCGATACGCTGGAAGGCGAAGACGATCAGGATACGTTCGTGATCGGCTCAGCCGAGGAAGGCATCGGCGACGAGATCTTCGGTGGCGACGGCGGTGTTGACATGGACCGTCTCGACATTGCCGGCGAGCGTGGTGTTGACTGGCGTGTTGTTGACATGGTCACCGACAGCGACGGTAACGGCTTTGACGGTACAATCGAGTTCCTCGATAGCTCCGGCGACGCACCGTTCGTAATCGGCACAGCAACCTTCGAGAACATCGAAATCGTCTGCTTCACACCGGGGACGAAGATCCTGACCCCGATGGGAGAAGTTTCGGTCGAAAACCTGTCCGAAGGCGATCTGGTTGTGACCCGCGACAACGGCTTGCAAGCCATCCGCTGGGCTGGCTCCCGCAGCCTGTCCGCGTCGGAACTGGCTGCACGTCCGGAACTGCGTCCGGTGATGATCCGCCAAGGTGCACTGGGTCCGAACCAACCAGAGCGCGACATGATGGTCTCGCCAAACCACCGCATGCTGCTCGTTTCCGAGCAGGCGGAGCTCCTGTTTGAAGAGCGTGAGGTTCTGGTAGCGGCCAAACACCTGACCCACCTCAACGGTGTGGACGTTGTCGACGTCGAAGACGTGACCTACATCCACATCATGTGCGAACAGCACGAGGTGGTTCTTGCAGACGGCGCCTGGAGCGAAAGCTTCCAGCCGGGCGACTATTCCATGCAGGGCATCGAAGAAGAGCAGCGTGAAGAAATCTACGCACTCTTCCCGGAACTGCGCGAAGAAGAAGGCCTAGCGGCGTATACCGCTGCGCGCCTGTCGCTCAAGCGCCACGAGGCTAAGCTGCTCGCGTAACCGCGACGGCACAATGTTTCGCTATGGGATGGGTCGGCCGTGGGGGCCGGCCCTTCTCTTTTTGGGAGCCTCTTCGCGTGCAAAGGGCTGGACAGCCTCCTGCCTAATGTCTTTGATCATTCCGACCACTCACCCAACCCAAAGGGGACACATGACATGCCGGCGCCAAAGAACACGTTTAAAGCGGCTCTCGCAAACAACCAGCCGCAGATCGGATGTTGGATGTCTTTCGCAGAGGCTTACGCAGCCGAACTCATGTCCACCACCGGCTTTGACTGGCTGGTGATTGATGGCGAACACGGTCCCAATGACCTGCGAAGCATCCGTGACCAACTTATGGTTATTGATCCCTCGCCCAGCCATGCCGTGGTCCGTGTGCCCTATGGGCAGGATTGGATCATAAAGCAGGCGCTTGATGCCGGCGCGCAAACCTTGCTCGTGCCGCTCGTCGATACAGCAGACCAGGCGCGCGAACTGGTTCGCGCCTGCCGCTATGCCCCAGAAGGCATTCGCGGCATGGGAGGCGCCGGTTCTCGCGTAACTGGGTTCGGCGCGATCCCGGACTATGTAACCACAGCAAACGATGAAATCTGTTTGTTAGTTCAAGCAGAAAGCCGACTCGCCATTGAAAACCTTGATGAAATTCTGGCCGTTGAAGGAGTGGACGGTGTGTTCATCGGTCCCGCGGATCTCTCGGCCGATATGGGATACCCCGGCAACTCGGAAGCTGACGAGGTCCAGGACACCATCGAGGCTGCAATCAAGAAAACCCGGGCCGCTGGCAAGGCGGCAGGCATCCTGACACTCACTCTCGAAGGTGCCAAGAAGCATCTTGAGCAAGGCGCAACGTTCGTCGCGGTTGGCATGGACACACTCGTTCTTGCCAAGGCCGCGCGCGCATTGAGTGCCGACGCCAAAGCGTTTCTGGACTGAACGACAAGAACGGAGACGACTTATGAGCCAAGCGGACCAACTCATCTGGGGGTCGGTGGTCCTCAGTCTTTGCGCGGTGATTCACGTTGGCCTATTGGCGAGCATGATCCCAATTCTGCAGGGCGTGGGACATCTGATCCGCAATCGCGGGCGCGCAATCCGCACAGCGATAATAACCGGTGTATCCTTTGCCCTGATCGTCTTTTCGCACACGATTCAGGTCTGGCTATGGGCGTATTCTCTGATGCATCTGGACGCCATCGAGTACTTCTATGACGCCCTGTATTTCTCACTCGTTACCTATACCACAGTCGGCTACGGGGATCTGGTCCTGCCGGTCGATTTTCGGGTATTTGGTGCTTTCGGAGGCGTTTCAGGCATTCTTTGTTTCGGCCTCTCAACCGCCTTTCTGGTATCTCTTGTCAGCCGTTTGCTGCCGCGATCCTTTGAAAGCAAATTTGACTCTTTCCATAGCTCCGGCAACAAAGACGCATGATGAAAATCGCATACACAATGGCGCATGGGCGCGGTGAACTTGATCTCTTGCTGGCAGAGCTGGCCAAGCGTCTGGAAGCACGGTCGATCGCCACCCGTGGCATCGTACAAACCAATTCCGAATGTGCGCCGGATCAGCTGTGCGACATGGATGTTCAGATACTGCCGGACGGAGACATTATCCGCATCAGCCAATCCCTCGGCAAAGAGGCGCGCGGGTGTCGGCTTGATCCGGATGCTATGGCACATGCAGTGACCGAAGTCGCCCGCAGCATGCAATCTTCTTATGATGTGTTCCTGCTGAATAAATTCGGCAAGCAAGAAGCAGAGGGCAAAGGCTTTCGTGACCTTTTGGCGGAGGCCGCCGGAAATGGCGCGACAGTGATCGCGGGCACCAACCCTCTCAACGTCGAGAGTTTTACCCAATTTGCAGATGGAATGGCGACAGAAGTCGCACCTGACATCGACGCCCTGATGGCCTGGTACGACAAGGTAAACGCTTCCTAAGCGGCCTTTTCGTCTTCTGCTTCCAGATCACGCCAATCAGGCACGTCTCCATTGTTGGTCAGCATGATGGCCAACGGACGCGTGGTTTCAAAAAACGACATAATCGTCATGATGCCCGAGGTCAGGATGACTGACAGGATGGCACCGATCAGCCCCCAAATTGCGGTCCAAGCCGCAAGGGACACCATCACTATGACCGGGCTAAGGTTCATAGACCGGCCCATCAGGCGTGG
Coding sequences:
- a CDS encoding Hint domain-containing protein — protein: MADPTGPGIVDGTENDDVIEVGFADGEGDAVANAGAAISAQGGDDLVEGGNGDDTIYAGNGDDTVYAGAGDDEVFGDESDPQDAPQDGDLEPGDDLLAGEAGSDTIHGNGGDDVIYGGFAPSSDTGGGVTGGIESFNWSEAGVAADGDALNGPVTQDTGTVSVEFTTTVSGGATSEFDTAAQLLDGIDAGPTTANINSALRMDTGAGTGASTTAALEFSEAVENVQFRINDIDGNAVSKVWAYDVDGNRLEVTLTATADTNLHLTDVDGDGTNEAAISSGANPGAPGDPANSVLVSIPGPVARIEIITINLDDEPADITVSDVYFTTETVVVSTEDGDDVLTGGEGSDLIYGQDGEDEITGGEGVDTIDGGADADTIIGGSTLDLVNGGGDGDDDDTLDLRGLGPITVVYDPENGENGVAVIDETGEAFEFFDIENILADEISDRDRDGIVEGSAAADLMDLNYDGDPDGDFVDNEDNIFPSNEPNDDIIVGFGGDDTIVAAEGDDIAFGGEGNDIMGGGAGDDSMAGGAGDDYMEGATGNDVLYGRDGHDTLAGGDDDDLLVGEHGDDVLAGGAGEDTLVGGTGNDTLDGSSGNDLMKGNEGDDLLDSGGGDDTVHGGEGNDFIEGNPGNDELWGDEGDDTIFGNDGDDTIHGGAGNDTISTGPGEDIVDAGDDRDLIIVVGQDDQFIDGAEGGDDFDTLEVRGRAEIVYDPMNAENGVVHYLDGDGVRTGITTTFVNIENVVIVDTSELDGVVEGTDGDDLIDASYMGDPEGDRIDNFDALDNFLDEPLDSTVPSSFFEFPGGTPRGDERDAVDAGDGNDTVFSGQGDDVVHGGAGDDSIDAGAGFDDVSGGSGNDTIFGGIGTDKLFGEGDDDVLYGGDQSDTIYGGDGNDELWGEDDADSLIGGEGDDTFVGGQGSDTIDGGEGNDSILAGDGDDVIMTGSGANYVDAGSGDNMVMAGIGDDTLVGGSGADSIDGNGGNDLIIGGAGVDTIDGGEGDDRITGGTPGVTGVASVGQTPDDLSGGAGDDIINGDSGDDRINGGDDNDSLGGGIGADSINGGDGDDVIYGEDSFDLDTGELADRPDDFGAALALEPGDDSINAGAGNDLVFGQEGDDLVRGGEGDDTISGGIGTDTLEGEDDQDTFVIGSAEEGIGDEIFGGDGGVDMDRLDIAGERGVDWRVVDMVTDSDGNGFDGTIEFLDSSGDAPFVIGTATFENIEIVCFTPGTKILTPMGEVSVENLSEGDLVVTRDNGLQAIRWAGSRSLSASELAARPELRPVMIRQGALGPNQPERDMMVSPNHRMLLVSEQAELLFEEREVLVAAKHLTHLNGVDVVDVEDVTYIHIMCEQHEVVLADGAWSESFQPGDYSMQGIEEEQREEIYALFPELREEEGLAAYTAARLSLKRHEAKLLA
- a CDS encoding DUF2478 domain-containing protein, with product MMKIAYTMAHGRGELDLLLAELAKRLEARSIATRGIVQTNSECAPDQLCDMDVQILPDGDIIRISQSLGKEARGCRLDPDAMAHAVTEVARSMQSSYDVFLLNKFGKQEAEGKGFRDLLAEAAGNGATVIAGTNPLNVESFTQFADGMATEVAPDIDALMAWYDKVNAS
- a CDS encoding HpcH/HpaI aldolase family protein, with product MPAPKNTFKAALANNQPQIGCWMSFAEAYAAELMSTTGFDWLVIDGEHGPNDLRSIRDQLMVIDPSPSHAVVRVPYGQDWIIKQALDAGAQTLLVPLVDTADQARELVRACRYAPEGIRGMGGAGSRVTGFGAIPDYVTTANDEICLLVQAESRLAIENLDEILAVEGVDGVFIGPADLSADMGYPGNSEADEVQDTIEAAIKKTRAAGKAAGILTLTLEGAKKHLEQGATFVAVGMDTLVLAKAARALSADAKAFLD
- a CDS encoding potassium channel family protein; this encodes MSQADQLIWGSVVLSLCAVIHVGLLASMIPILQGVGHLIRNRGRAIRTAIITGVSFALIVFSHTIQVWLWAYSLMHLDAIEYFYDALYFSLVTYTTVGYGDLVLPVDFRVFGAFGGVSGILCFGLSTAFLVSLVSRLLPRSFESKFDSFHSSGNKDA